One window of the Saccopteryx bilineata isolate mSacBil1 chromosome 2, mSacBil1_pri_phased_curated, whole genome shotgun sequence genome contains the following:
- the LOC136323138 gene encoding keratin-associated protein 12-1-like has product MCHTSCSTGCQVGCCSPSPCQSSVCRPVSCKAAVYVPVSCQVSCCRPVNCKPIVCMAPSCQSSVCLPVSYKPVMCVASSCQSSGCVQPSCPTLVYRPISCWTPSCC; this is encoded by the coding sequence ATGTGCCACACCAGCTGCTCCACAGGCTGCCAGGTTGGCTGCTGCTCGCCCAGCCCCTGCCAGTCCTCCGTGTGCCGGCCCGTGAGCTGCAAGGCAGCCGTGTACGTGCCTGTGAGCTGCCAGGTGTCCTGCTGCAGGCCCGTGAACTGCAAACCCATTGTATGCATGGCCCCTTCCTGCCAGTCCTCTGTGTGCCTGCCTGTGAGCTACAAACCTGTCATGTGTGTGGCCTCTTCCTGCCAGTCCTCTGGGTGCGTCcagccctcctgccccaccctggtCTACAGACCCATCTCCTGTTGGACCCCTTCCTGCTGCTGA
- the LOC136323139 gene encoding keratin-associated protein 10-8-like has protein sequence MATSTLSACSSDLSYDSCTCLPGSCDSCTSSSCQVDNCPESCCEPSCCVPTCYQPTCCVSSCCQPTCCAPTPCQQAYCVPICCKPVCCMPVCCTPVCSKPVCCVPICSGTAPCPAPSCWQPTPCPSSCCRPSSCVSLIYRPVCRPACCVPVSSCQPSCCCPASCMSLLCGPMCPRPAC, from the coding sequence ATGGCCACGTCCACCCTGTCCGCCTGCTCCAGTGACCTGAGCTATGACAGCTGCACCTGCCTGCCAGGTTCCTGTGACTCTTGCACCAGCTCCTCTTGCCAGGTGGACAACTGTCCAGAGAGCTGCTGTGAGCCCTCTTGCTGTGTCCCTACCTGCTACCAGCCCACCTGCTGTGtctccagctgctgccagcccaCCTGTTGTGCTCCCACCCCCTGCCAGCAGGCCTACTGTGTGCCTATCTGCTGCAAGCCTGTCTGCTGCATGCCAGTCTGTTGTACACCTGTTTGCAGCAAGCCTGTGTGCTGTGTGCCCATATGCTCTGGGAccgccccctgcccagccccctcgTGCTGGCAGCCTACCCCCTGCCCCTCATCCTGCTGCAGACCCTCCTCCTGCGTGTCCCTCATCTACCGCCCTGTGTGCAGGCCTGCCTGCTGTGTGCCCGTCTCCTCCTGCCAgcccagctgctgctgcccagcctCCTGCATGTCCCTGCTCTGCGGCCCCATGTGCCCCCGCCCTGCCTGCTGA